Sequence from the Bacillus mesophilus genome:
GATTAGAAGAAACTTTTAAGCTATTAAACGGTTGTTCAGAAAATACACTAATCTCACCATCTGATTTCTTAATTAGCCCTGCAATCATTTTAAGAAGCGTCGATTTACCCGCTCCATTTCGTCCAATTAATCCAGTAATCTTATTTTCTTCTATGGTGAAAGAAAGATTATGAATGGCTTTTGCCCGGCCATAAATCTTAGTAACTTCTTTACACTTAATCACACTCATGTTTGATCCTCTCCCTCCCGTAATTCTGCTTTTACCATGTCAATTAATTCCGACTCACTTACGCTTAAGCGTCTTGATTCCATCACAACTTCTCTTACTAGACCCTTTAGTGTTTGGTTTTTTCTTTTCTGTAGAATGATTTCTTTTGCATCCTTAGAAACAAACATACCAAGGCCCCTTTTCTTATATAAGGTATTTTCTTCTGCTAACAAATTCAGACCCTTTGCGGCTGTCGCTGGATTGATGTTATACATATCAGCCAACTGATATTGAGAAAATACTTTTTGGTCTGCTTGTAAATTTCCATTTAAGATTTCTGCTTCGAGCCATTCTGCTATTTGAACATAAATCGGCTTCGTACTGTCTGTATCTAAAATCAAACGAGTACCTCCCCTCAGTGAGTGGTAAGTTAGTACATTAGTGATATAATGTACTATATTACAATTTCCATAAATATGCAATGGGCTTTCCAAAAAAAAGATAAAAAATGACAATTAAGCCTCTAACAAATGCAGCAGTTATTTGAAATAAATCTGTATGACATAAGCCATAAATAGCGATAACACTTGTTAAGATCATAAAAAAAGGCGACTCTTCTCAAATGAAGAGTCACCTTTTTATCGTATCTTTCTGAATTTTACTATACCAATTATAATTGGAATTCCTGTTCCCATGATGGTGAGTGGTAGAAAGAATTTACTAAGCCCTAGCCCCCACCCTAAGGCGACGGATATTGACTCTACTAAAATGAATGAGAATAAGAGAAGACAAATATTCTTCACCTGATTGAGGAGCTTTCTACTTTGCAGGTAAAACTGCCCTGCGTTAGATTCATTAAAACGTTGAGGATAATTATGAACTTCGGGAAATTTTTCTAATACTTGCATGAATATTGCCATAAAGGCGCCAACTACTGGTAGAATGAGCAATTCCCATTTTGATCCCCACCGGTCCACTTCCCCTGCCATATTATAATGACCTGGCACTTTTTCCGGTAACTGATTCCAAACAGAGATTAATAGTATGATCGAACCGATATAACAGAAATAGCCGAATAGATCCCCTATCCATTCACGCTTTGTTTTAGGAATGACTAGTTTGGGTCGTTTCCATGATTCTGTCATATTCCTCCTCCATTAATGTTCAATTTGTTGAGTATTATCGCTTGTTATTGAAATCTTTTGTTTTAGAATATGATTCATTCTCTCTTTCATCTCATCAGTCGTGACCATACATTTAAAGGTACGATAGTTCGTCTTAATGGTTAATTCATATCCTTGGTTAACTTCCTTTGAAAATCCATAAAAGTTGCTATTATAATCAATGGAAGCAAATGAATACGATTTTATTTTTCGCCAAGGAATAAAACGACTTCCTTTTAAGATTCCTTGATTAGAAATAGCAAACATATTTAATAGATTATGTGTATGGGCAAAGGGTAATAGCACCAATAAATAATAGGACCATTGGAAGTCATTCATTGTCATTCCTAATATAAATAGGATACTCACATATAAAAGCATGATTGAGTATACAATGATACCTACCTTTTGATTAGAATAGCTCGGAAATCTGACATGTTTGTCAGGATATATTCTGATTACTGATAGCTCCTTTGAAGTGGTCGGTAGGAGTAATCCCTTTTTCATTTGAATCAGGACTTGAAAAAACTTGTAAGCAAAATAACAGATTAGCAGTAAAAATAGTACATCAAATAATAGTTTCACTGATACACCACCTTAAACTAGTAACGTTCCAAAACGAACCGTTTAATACACTTCTTTCTCAAAAGTTTCCCCATTACTATAGATCACTTTTAAGACCAGTCTCATATCTTCATATTGCTCCAACTTATTAAGCTGAAAAAATTGTACCATTTCATCAGGATTTTTTTGATCTAATGACAATTTTTCTTCCCCAATCAACTTATCATTTTCATATTTTAAGAGATATACCTCTTCTAAAAGGACAGATGATTTGTTTACATTATGATTGAACAGGTTAATGTTTACCTGGTCATCATAGAAATGTACGTCTGTTTGAAGCATGCCATAAAAGTTGGTACCATAATGCCCTAAATGTTCAGTATAAATATCACTACTTTTCACGACATCATCATAGGTTACAGACACAAAGTATTTAAGCGCATGTTCATTATACCCATCCATTTTCTTTGCTTCCTCTTCCATTGAAGTCGCTGTGCTTCCATTGTCGCTAGACATAATGACAACTTCCCATTGTGGCTCTAATTCTACCTCAAACGGGACCTTTGCTTGAAAGAGACCTTTCTGCACTTCTTCTGCTGTCACCTCTTTATACTCTTCACTGTTACCATAGGCGTAATTGAACACTACCTTTGAATCGTTATGAAGTTCCTTCACCTGCCACTGAATAGTTGCTTCAGCTTGCTTCGTATCTAGTTCAGCTTCATTAACCTCCATCGTAAATGAACTAATCCAGCTCTGTTCTTTTATGAATTCATTTAATGCATGTTGAACATTATTGTTTTGGTTGTCTACACTGCTTATAAGGTGTTGTTGCTGTTGAGATATATTATAAATATTGTTCTCCAGTTGACCTATTTTGTTTAATAAACTGACATTAATCATTACGCTAATCACTAAAGCGAGCACTATAAAGGTTCTAAATCGCTTATTACGATCCACGTTTCCCCCTCCTTCGTTTCATCCTCTTACAATGTAATTAAAAACATCTCTAAGTAATCACCTTAAATTATAATTTTTGTAAAAAATAGGCAGTACTTTATACCTTATCTTACCATATCTCTCCCAACAGTTAAGGGGAAATGAATTTTATAAATGTGCATATTAATTTAATCCCTTTTAAAAATGGAAAAAGAGAGCCAAGTGCTCTCTTTTTTATGTTTATTATGAGATGATCCTTCCTTATTATAAGGATTGCTGATCACTTCTCTTATCAATATAAATAGTATTGTTTTCGTCAATCTGAGCTATAAAAACCTCTTTCATACTAACACCCTTAGATTTAAGAATAAATTCCACCCAACTATGATCTTTGTTAATCGAGGCTAATGAATTTTCAAGTATTTTACCATCGATAATAAAGGTTTGTGGAACTCCTCGTGACGGCGTATTAATTTGCAATTCTGTTTTTGTAGGAGGTAATTCTCCCACTCTTTTTAATGCAGAGACACTTCCATCAGTTTCAAAAAAAGCTATGTCTACTTGATCGACGTAAAATATATTTTTTTTCCTTAGTTGAAACAGTAATTCGTCAACAGATAGGCGTGATTTAGCCATACCTTCTTCATGAATCTTTCCGTTCTTAACTACAAGCGTTGGTTCATCATTCAGGATCTTTCTCGCTTT
This genomic interval carries:
- a CDS encoding GntR family transcriptional regulator, whose protein sequence is MILDTDSTKPIYVQIAEWLEAEILNGNLQADQKVFSQYQLADMYNINPATAAKGLNLLAEENTLYKKRGLGMFVSKDAKEIILQKRKNQTLKGLVREVVMESRRLSVSESELIDMVKAELREGEDQT
- a CDS encoding DUF1648 domain-containing protein, translating into MTESWKRPKLVIPKTKREWIGDLFGYFCYIGSIILLISVWNQLPEKVPGHYNMAGEVDRWGSKWELLILPVVGAFMAIFMQVLEKFPEVHNYPQRFNESNAGQFYLQSRKLLNQVKNICLLLFSFILVESISVALGWGLGLSKFFLPLTIMGTGIPIIIGIVKFRKIR
- a CDS encoding DUF421 domain-containing protein, producing the protein MTYIEMIVRCLLIFAVLYTMCRILGKKLISQMTFFDFVAGITLGSIAGAFMFSQGVPKSVGIVGLVLFAILALLVDYIALKSFKARKILNDEPTLVVKNGKIHEEGMAKSRLSVDELLFQLRKKNIFYVDQVDIAFFETDGSVSALKRVGELPPTKTELQINTPSRGVPQTFIIDGKILENSLASINKDHSWVEFILKSKGVSMKEVFIAQIDENNTIYIDKRSDQQSL